In one window of Chryseobacterium phocaeense DNA:
- a CDS encoding tetratricopeptide repeat protein produces MKNTVVLLFCLIYGLYHAQLNPDFSTISRIDSEISRADELAKTNPAKSIELYKNLYQSSKKIGYKKGILESITMLMARYYDAGNHKQVIDLSAEAEKLAHEVKDTAKLANIYRLRASSYTELGFNDESIREFKKALKISGNIKSNDKKHYLQSLIYTGICGYSAHINAPLDSVIHYQKKAFESAKAISNDKDFTSKKYHLLALSSVNLGMTSVASGRIKDAEDYFHKALEISQNESYAIPRNLNITILNEYAWLYYDQKKYDQAVQYAGKAEQFEKVISLPYLRRDIYEVSFKSYVELGEKEASKKYMNLYTRLNDSLVNEEKKTINSPVKQIMHEQGQAYTWNLWKILMFFMVCIIVLVVSGLFFWKRNQKKLHERYDAVIKKLKAAEPRPEENIKPEISAEKSIYITDETVKTILNKLEKFEKSQKFIKKDLSLTSLANDLNTNTRYLSEIIKQYKHNSYNNYINGLRISYITNKLYENPIYREYKVSYLAEACGFSSREVFAVIFKKETGVSPSYFISNLKKDSLESTL; encoded by the coding sequence ATGAAAAATACCGTTGTTCTTCTGTTCTGTCTGATATATGGGCTGTATCATGCACAACTGAATCCTGATTTTTCTACCATATCACGCATTGATTCAGAAATTTCCCGGGCTGATGAGCTGGCCAAAACCAATCCCGCGAAATCCATAGAGCTTTACAAGAACTTATATCAATCTTCCAAAAAGATAGGATATAAAAAAGGAATACTCGAAAGTATCACTATGCTGATGGCCAGGTATTATGATGCAGGCAATCATAAACAGGTGATTGATCTGAGTGCAGAGGCTGAAAAACTGGCCCATGAGGTGAAGGATACCGCAAAGCTGGCGAATATATACCGATTACGGGCATCGTCTTACACCGAACTGGGGTTTAACGATGAAAGTATCAGGGAGTTCAAAAAAGCTTTAAAGATATCCGGAAACATAAAGTCCAACGACAAAAAACATTATCTACAATCTTTAATCTATACCGGAATCTGTGGATATTCCGCCCATATCAATGCGCCGCTGGATTCTGTGATCCATTACCAGAAAAAGGCCTTTGAAAGTGCTAAAGCTATAAGTAATGACAAGGATTTTACCTCAAAAAAATATCATCTTCTGGCTTTATCCAGTGTCAATTTAGGAATGACCAGCGTGGCTTCCGGGCGTATAAAAGATGCTGAAGACTATTTCCACAAAGCACTGGAAATCTCTCAAAATGAGTCTTATGCCATACCGAGAAACCTCAATATTACCATTCTGAACGAATATGCATGGCTTTATTATGATCAGAAAAAATATGACCAAGCTGTACAGTATGCAGGAAAAGCTGAACAATTTGAAAAGGTTATCAGCCTGCCTTATCTCCGAAGGGATATTTATGAAGTAAGTTTTAAATCTTATGTAGAACTTGGAGAAAAAGAAGCATCGAAAAAATACATGAACCTCTACACCAGGCTGAATGACAGTCTTGTGAATGAAGAAAAGAAGACCATTAATTCTCCTGTAAAGCAGATTATGCATGAGCAGGGACAGGCCTACACATGGAATCTTTGGAAAATACTGATGTTTTTTATGGTTTGCATTATTGTTCTGGTGGTTTCAGGCTTATTTTTCTGGAAAAGAAATCAGAAAAAACTTCATGAAAGATATGATGCTGTCATTAAAAAACTTAAAGCAGCCGAACCCCGTCCCGAAGAAAATATAAAACCTGAAATATCCGCTGAAAAAAGCATTTATATTACGGATGAAACAGTAAAGACAATCCTGAACAAGCTTGAGAAGTTCGAAAAATCCCAGAAATTCATTAAAAAAGATCTCAGCCTTACATCCCTGGCCAATGACCTGAATACCAATACCCGCTACCTTTCGGAGATCATTAAACAATATAAACATAACAGTTATAACAATTATATCAACGGACTGAGGATAAGCTATATCACCAATAAACTTTATGAGAATCCCATTTACAGGGAGTATAAAGTCAGCTATCTTGCCGAAGCCTGCGGGTTTTCTTCAAGGGAAGTTTTTGCCGTTATCTTTAAAAAAGAAACCGGGGTAAGCCCTTCCTATTTCATCAGTAATCTGAAAAAAGACAGTCTGGAATCAACTTTATAA
- a CDS encoding transposase, whose amino-acid sequence MDLKNLNIGLMIKEKVTRNGIEMSRICKFLNCREEEVLDMYNSSAFDTELLLRWSKLLEYDFFRVYSQHLILYAPQSSMDYIRKKKIPDSLPVFRKSLYTKEIIEFVLDKIKKGEMTKSNVISEYKIPKSTLYKWLHKYNMMER is encoded by the coding sequence ATGGATCTTAAAAATCTGAACATTGGATTAATGATCAAAGAAAAAGTAACCAGAAACGGCATTGAAATGTCCCGGATCTGTAAATTCCTCAATTGCAGGGAAGAAGAAGTCCTGGATATGTATAATTCTTCTGCTTTTGACACGGAACTGCTGCTCCGCTGGTCCAAACTTCTGGAATATGATTTCTTCAGGGTCTATTCCCAGCATTTAATTTTATATGCACCGCAGTCTTCTATGGATTATATACGGAAGAAAAAAATACCGGATTCACTGCCGGTGTTTCGCAAAAGCCTGTATACCAAAGAGATTATAGAATTTGTTCTGGACAAAATAAAGAAAGGAGAAATGACGAAATCCAATGTGATTTCCGAGTATAAAATTCCAAAAAGCACGCTCTATAAATGGCTGCACAAATATAATATGATGGAAAGATAA
- a CDS encoding AsnC family protein, translating to MENIPDYKRIYTDLINEKFPEKKKALTTVLSKQDFSILDVITCSSILNGKEETAFTFNQKHRSFDRQSILEILNFQKNNRYNNAELARHFNLSRNTIARWKKKFL from the coding sequence ATGGAAAATATCCCCGATTACAAAAGAATCTACACAGATCTCATCAATGAAAAGTTCCCCGAAAAGAAAAAAGCATTAACAACGGTACTATCAAAACAGGATTTTTCCATTCTGGATGTTATCACCTGCAGCAGCATCCTCAATGGTAAAGAAGAGACAGCCTTCACTTTTAACCAGAAACACCGCTCTTTTGACCGGCAATCTATTCTTGAAATCCTCAATTTCCAGAAAAATAACCGGTATAACAATGCCGAACTTGCCAGACATTTTAATCTGAGCCGGAATACAATTGCCCGCTGGAAAAAGAAATTCCTTTAA